A DNA window from Caulobacter mirabilis contains the following coding sequences:
- a CDS encoding HpcH/HpaI aldolase/citrate lyase family protein, whose translation MKTPRGFFKPLAIGAPEPLREPPARVERMIHFVPPHLEKVRAKVPEIARDVDVILGNLEDAIPADAKEAARAGFIEMANATDFAAMGVGLWTRVNCLNSPWHLDDVTQIVAGVGDRLDVMMIPKVEGPWDIHYIDQLLALLEARHGLKKPILLHAILETAEGVNNVEAIAAASPRMQGISLGPADLAASRRMKTTRVGGGHPFYKVVEDPRADGGPRVGAQQDIWHYTFAKMVDACAAAGINAFYGPFGDIADLEACEQQFRNAFLLGCVGAWSLHPNQIAIAKQVFSPDPGEVAFAKRILEAMPDGAGVVMLDGKMQDDATWKQAKVMVDSARQIAAKDPEYAALYGF comes from the coding sequence ATGAAGACGCCGCGCGGATTTTTCAAACCCCTGGCCATCGGCGCGCCTGAACCGCTGCGCGAGCCGCCGGCCCGCGTCGAGCGCATGATCCACTTCGTGCCGCCGCACCTGGAGAAGGTCCGCGCCAAGGTCCCGGAGATCGCCCGCGACGTGGATGTGATCCTGGGAAACCTTGAGGACGCCATCCCCGCTGACGCCAAGGAGGCCGCCCGCGCCGGCTTCATCGAGATGGCCAACGCGACCGACTTCGCGGCGATGGGCGTGGGCCTCTGGACCCGGGTGAACTGCCTGAACTCGCCCTGGCATCTGGACGACGTGACCCAGATCGTCGCGGGCGTCGGCGACCGCCTGGATGTGATGATGATCCCCAAGGTCGAGGGACCCTGGGACATCCACTACATCGACCAGCTGCTGGCCCTGTTGGAGGCCAGGCACGGCCTGAAGAAGCCGATCCTGCTGCACGCCATCCTGGAGACCGCCGAGGGCGTGAACAACGTCGAGGCCATCGCCGCGGCCAGCCCGCGGATGCAGGGCATCAGCCTGGGACCGGCCGACCTGGCCGCCAGCCGCCGGATGAAGACCACCCGTGTCGGCGGCGGGCATCCCTTCTACAAGGTCGTCGAGGATCCCCGCGCCGACGGGGGCCCGCGCGTCGGCGCCCAGCAGGACATCTGGCACTACACCTTCGCCAAGATGGTCGACGCCTGCGCCGCGGCCGGGATCAACGCCTTCTACGGTCCGTTCGGCGACATCGCCGACCTGGAGGCCTGCGAGCAGCAGTTCCGCAACGCCTTCCTGCTGGGCTGCGTCGGCGCCTGGAGCCTGCATCCGAACCAGATCGCCATCGCCAAGCAGGTGTTCAGCCCCGATCCGGGCGAGGTGGCTTTCGCCAAGCGCATCCTGGAGGCCATGCCCGACGGCGCCGGGGTGGTGATGCTCGACGGCAAGATGCAGGACGACGCCACCTGGAAACAGGCCAAGGTGATGGTCGACAGCGCTCGCCAGATCGCCGCCAAGGATCCGGAATACGCGGCCCTGTACGGCTTCTGA
- the egtB gene encoding ergothioneine biosynthesis protein EgtB, with protein sequence MALDIGDRERWITAIAAVRGRTLALAAPLSAEDLQAQAMPDASPGKWHLAHTTWFFDEFLLGPAGMAPARPASAGFLFNSYYEAVGARQPRPERGLITRPALSEVTAWRRRVDAGLERYVREADAVAFAAAAPLIELGLAHEEQHQELFLMDILALLARHPDGPAYRADLKSAAGPKARAAGWIEHGGGLMEIGAVADGAFAFDNEGPRHKVWLEPFALADRLVTNGEWAAFMEDGGYRDPALWLSEGWETVRTQGWDAPEYWREEGVSVTLAGREAVDPDAPVQHVSFYEADAFARWAGARLPTEAEWETLAADRPATGNFMDADVLRPRPSGAGDQLFGDLWEWTASAYGPYPGFRPAQGALGEYNGKFMARQFVLRGGCCATPPGHARAAYRNFYHPHQRWMFSGLRLAKDI encoded by the coding sequence ATGGCCTTGGATATCGGCGACCGGGAGAGGTGGATCACGGCGATCGCCGCTGTCCGCGGCCGCACCCTGGCGCTCGCCGCGCCGCTGTCGGCGGAGGACCTGCAGGCCCAGGCCATGCCGGACGCCAGTCCCGGCAAATGGCATCTGGCGCACACCACCTGGTTCTTCGACGAGTTCCTGCTCGGCCCGGCCGGCATGGCGCCGGCGCGCCCGGCCTCGGCCGGCTTTCTGTTCAACAGCTACTACGAGGCCGTCGGCGCCCGGCAGCCGCGCCCCGAACGCGGCCTGATCACCCGTCCGGCCCTGAGCGAGGTCACGGCCTGGCGTCGCCGCGTCGACGCGGGGCTGGAACGCTACGTGCGTGAGGCCGACGCCGTCGCCTTCGCCGCCGCCGCGCCGCTGATCGAGCTCGGCCTGGCGCACGAGGAGCAGCATCAGGAGCTGTTCCTCATGGACATCCTGGCCCTGCTGGCCCGCCATCCGGACGGTCCGGCCTATCGCGCCGACCTGAAGAGCGCCGCCGGCCCCAAGGCCCGCGCCGCCGGCTGGATCGAGCACGGCGGCGGCCTGATGGAGATCGGCGCCGTCGCCGATGGAGCCTTCGCCTTCGACAACGAGGGACCGCGCCACAAGGTCTGGCTGGAGCCCTTCGCCCTGGCCGACCGGCTGGTCACCAACGGCGAGTGGGCCGCCTTCATGGAGGACGGCGGCTATCGCGATCCGGCCCTCTGGCTGTCCGAAGGCTGGGAGACGGTGCGGACCCAGGGGTGGGACGCGCCGGAATACTGGCGCGAGGAGGGCGTGTCGGTGACGCTGGCGGGCCGCGAGGCGGTCGATCCCGACGCGCCCGTCCAGCACGTCAGCTTCTACGAAGCCGACGCCTTCGCCCGCTGGGCGGGCGCCCGCCTGCCGACCGAGGCGGAGTGGGAGACCCTCGCCGCCGATCGCCCCGCGACCGGCAACTTCATGGACGCCGACGTCCTGCGGCCGCGTCCGTCCGGCGCGGGGGACCAGCTGTTCGGCGATCTCTGGGAATGGACCGCCAGCGCCTACGGACCCTATCCGGGCTTCCGGCCGGCCCAGGGCGCGCTCGGCGAGTACAACGGCAAGTTCATGGCCAGGCAGTTCGTCCTGCGCGGCGGCTGCTGCGCCACGCCGCCCGGCCACGCGCGCGCCGCCTATCGCAACTTCTACCACCCACATCAGCGCTGGATGTTCTCCGGCCTGCGCCTGGCCAAGGACATCTGA
- the egtD gene encoding L-histidine N(alpha)-methyltransferase, translating to MNKSVPLGADLSRALFAADLVEGLSAAPKATPPKWFYDAEGSRLFGEITRLPEYYPTRTETALLRRIGPEIARAVGPDRSVVEFGSGSADKAALLLAALNRPAGYVCVEIDPGAARATAAEVARRFPGLPTRGVAGDFTNLKAQPAAAHATHRLGFFPGSTIGNFDPPEAATLLSDMREHLGRGAQLLLGVDLVKDAATLEAAYDDAAGVTAAFNLNLLVRANRELGAGFDLDAFAHEARWNAEASRIEMHLRALQPTSATIDGESFRFAPGETIHTESSYKYTPEGVAALAERGGWRTKQLWTDPKGWFALALLGA from the coding sequence ATGAACAAGTCGGTTCCCCTCGGCGCGGATCTGTCGCGCGCCCTGTTCGCCGCCGACCTGGTCGAGGGCCTGTCGGCCGCGCCCAAAGCCACTCCGCCCAAGTGGTTCTACGACGCCGAGGGCTCGCGCCTGTTCGGCGAGATCACCCGCCTGCCCGAGTACTACCCGACCCGCACCGAGACGGCTCTGCTGCGACGGATCGGGCCGGAGATCGCCCGGGCCGTCGGCCCCGACCGGTCGGTGGTCGAGTTCGGGTCGGGCTCGGCGGACAAGGCGGCGCTGCTGCTGGCGGCGTTGAACCGCCCCGCTGGCTATGTCTGCGTCGAGATCGACCCCGGCGCCGCCCGCGCCACGGCGGCGGAGGTGGCGCGGCGCTTCCCCGGCCTGCCCACGCGCGGCGTGGCCGGCGACTTCACCAATCTCAAGGCTCAGCCGGCGGCGGCCCACGCCACCCATCGGCTGGGCTTCTTCCCCGGCTCGACGATCGGCAACTTCGATCCGCCGGAGGCGGCGACGCTGCTGTCAGACATGCGCGAGCATCTGGGGCGCGGCGCGCAGCTGCTGCTCGGCGTCGACCTGGTCAAGGACGCCGCGACGCTCGAAGCGGCCTACGACGACGCCGCCGGGGTGACGGCGGCCTTCAACCTGAACCTGCTGGTCCGCGCCAACCGCGAGCTGGGCGCGGGTTTCGACCTGGACGCCTTCGCGCACGAGGCGCGCTGGAACGCCGAGGCGTCGCGGATCGAGATGCACCTGCGGGCGCTGCAGCCGACTTCGGCGACCATCGACGGCGAGAGCTTCCGGTTCGCGCCTGGCGAGACGATCCACACCGAGAGTTCCTACAAGTACACGCCGGAAGGCGTCGCCGCCCTGGCCGAACGCGGCGGCTGGCGGACGAAGCAGCTGTGGACCGACCCGAAGGGCTGGTTCGCCCTGGCGCTGTTGGGAGCCTAG
- a CDS encoding cytochrome P450, whose amino-acid sequence MDALARPIVPPAPYVHRQELPIWRLVLSTAKNSLGNWAESSFDALLGRRNVFGIDSLLVNDPKWVRHVLHANLHNYVKPPAMVRPVRPLAGEGVLLAEGPEWKRQRRMLAPAFTPASVGLLLPHFQAASEAMVRRLEKTPRVDLSEAFHQAALDAVLRALFSLPVDESRTGLAAIVRDYLAGPGRPNLFDGFARAEDDFGFALARRRTFRRHWFKAVDSIIAARKAAPAGATHGDLLDLLLAVRDPETGAPLSDVEIRDQCATMLLAGFETTSRLLFWCSYLLTLDPTEQARLRQEVTAFPPEKVASLEDLQHWPRLKQALCETLRLYPPVPVMLRRALGPDTIGEHEIGDGTLLWISPWVIHRHRAFWEHPTAFMPDRFAGKGQPWVSEPAFLPFSAGPRICIGASFAMAEASIVLATLLARFELSLDAARPILPVGGVTTAPDHEPLFTLERIA is encoded by the coding sequence ATGGACGCCCTCGCCCGCCCGATCGTCCCGCCCGCGCCCTACGTTCACCGCCAGGAGCTGCCGATCTGGCGTCTGGTGCTGTCGACAGCCAAGAACTCGCTTGGCAACTGGGCCGAGAGCAGCTTCGACGCCCTGCTCGGCCGGCGGAACGTGTTCGGCATCGACAGCCTGCTGGTCAACGATCCCAAGTGGGTCCGGCACGTGCTCCACGCCAACCTGCACAACTACGTCAAGCCGCCCGCCATGGTCAGGCCCGTGCGGCCGCTGGCCGGCGAAGGCGTGCTGCTGGCCGAGGGGCCGGAGTGGAAGCGTCAGCGTCGGATGCTGGCCCCCGCCTTCACCCCGGCCAGCGTCGGGCTGCTGCTGCCCCATTTCCAGGCCGCGTCGGAGGCCATGGTCCGGCGACTGGAGAAGACCCCCCGGGTCGACCTGTCGGAGGCCTTCCACCAGGCCGCGCTCGACGCGGTGCTGCGCGCCCTGTTCTCACTGCCGGTCGACGAGAGCCGCACCGGCCTGGCCGCCATCGTCCGCGACTACCTGGCCGGGCCGGGCCGCCCCAACCTGTTCGACGGCTTCGCGCGCGCCGAGGACGACTTCGGCTTCGCCCTGGCGCGGCGGCGCACCTTCCGGCGTCACTGGTTCAAGGCGGTCGACTCGATCATCGCCGCTCGCAAGGCCGCGCCGGCGGGGGCGACGCACGGCGATCTGCTCGACCTGCTGCTGGCCGTCCGCGATCCGGAGACCGGCGCGCCGCTGTCGGACGTCGAGATCCGCGACCAGTGCGCGACCATGCTGCTGGCCGGGTTCGAGACCACCTCGCGGCTGCTGTTCTGGTGCAGCTACCTGCTCACTCTCGACCCGACGGAACAGGCCCGCCTGCGCCAGGAAGTCACCGCCTTTCCCCCGGAAAAGGTCGCCTCGCTGGAGGATCTGCAGCACTGGCCGCGGCTGAAGCAGGCGCTGTGCGAGACGCTGCGGCTCTATCCGCCGGTGCCGGTGATGCTGCGCCGCGCACTGGGGCCAGACACCATCGGCGAGCACGAGATCGGCGACGGGACGCTGCTCTGGATCAGCCCCTGGGTGATCCATCGCCACCGGGCCTTCTGGGAGCATCCGACCGCCTTCATGCCCGACCGCTTCGCCGGCAAGGGCCAGCCCTGGGTCAGCGAGCCGGCCTTCCTGCCGTTCTCGGCCGGGCCGCGGATCTGCATCGGCGCCAGCTTCGCCATGGCCGAGGCCTCGATCGTGCTGGCGACGCTGCTGGCGCGGTTCGAGCTGTCGCTGGACGCCGCCCGCCCCATCCTGCCGGTCGGCGGCGTGACGACGGCCCCGGACCACGAGCCGCTCTTCACGCTGGAGAGGATCGCCTGA
- a CDS encoding acyl-CoA thioesterase: MSSPFFDLRGSHNPHRWHMPLTPAVCVGPMDRLFMYGGIGLAASISALEQTCGRPVVWATAQYLSYARPPSVVDFDVWISNAGKYTTQARVSAHVGENEVVTVNAALGARPDSRDYQWPRMPVLPPPEDCDPVLLWPDEGDNLNRRIERRAPDGRYDLKNRTGQVSEDGRMQMWMRTVEDVPVDAAMLAVFADYVPSGFGHALGLQAGGNSLDNTLRVLKIVPTRWVLADISISGIHAGVGHGSMNLFAETGELMAVASQSVIVRVRE, translated from the coding sequence ATGTCCTCGCCCTTCTTCGACCTGCGCGGGTCGCACAACCCGCATCGCTGGCACATGCCGCTGACCCCCGCCGTCTGCGTCGGCCCGATGGATCGCCTGTTCATGTATGGCGGCATCGGCCTGGCCGCCTCGATCTCGGCGCTGGAGCAGACCTGCGGCCGGCCGGTGGTCTGGGCCACGGCGCAGTACCTGTCCTACGCCCGGCCGCCCTCGGTGGTGGACTTCGACGTCTGGATCTCCAACGCCGGCAAGTACACGACCCAGGCGCGGGTCAGCGCCCATGTCGGCGAGAACGAGGTCGTCACCGTCAACGCCGCCCTCGGCGCCCGACCGGATTCGCGCGACTACCAGTGGCCGAGGATGCCGGTGCTCCCGCCGCCCGAGGACTGCGACCCCGTGCTGCTCTGGCCGGACGAGGGCGACAACCTCAACCGCCGGATCGAGCGCCGCGCGCCCGACGGCCGCTACGACCTGAAGAACCGCACGGGCCAGGTCAGCGAGGACGGCCGCATGCAGATGTGGATGCGCACGGTCGAGGACGTCCCGGTCGACGCGGCCATGCTGGCGGTGTTCGCCGACTACGTCCCGTCCGGCTTCGGCCACGCCCTGGGCCTGCAGGCCGGCGGCAACAGCCTCGACAACACCCTGCGCGTCCTGAAGATCGTCCCGACCCGCTGGGTGCTGGCCGACATCTCGATCAGCGGCATCCACGCCGGCGTCGGCCACGGCTCGATGAACCTCTTCGCCGAGACCGGCGAGCTGATGGCCGTGGCCAGCCAGTCGGTGATCGTGCGGGTGCGGGAGTAG
- a CDS encoding sugar O-acetyltransferase: MSNGDGIRIIPTRSPESAAFVADVERAMALTPVLNRLTYADADKVRALFGELTGQTLDERFRLIPPFYTDTGRNIRVGERVFINQNCTIYDLAEVRIGDDVMIGPNVSLITSAHPVSPSERRAYLIGKPITIGRNVWIAAGVTVIGGVTIGENSVISAGSVVTRDVPPNTLVGGNPARLIRDIEG, from the coding sequence ATGTCGAACGGCGACGGGATCAGGATCATCCCCACCCGGTCGCCGGAGTCGGCCGCCTTCGTCGCCGACGTCGAGCGGGCGATGGCCCTCACGCCCGTGCTCAACCGCCTGACCTATGCCGACGCCGACAAGGTCCGGGCGCTGTTCGGCGAGCTGACCGGCCAGACTCTGGACGAGCGGTTTCGCCTGATCCCGCCGTTCTACACCGACACCGGCCGCAACATCCGCGTCGGCGAGCGGGTGTTCATCAACCAGAACTGCACCATCTACGACCTGGCCGAGGTCCGGATCGGCGATGACGTGATGATCGGGCCGAACGTCAGCCTGATCACCTCCGCCCATCCGGTCTCGCCGTCGGAGCGCCGCGCCTACCTGATCGGCAAGCCGATCACGATCGGCCGGAACGTCTGGATCGCGGCGGGCGTCACCGTCATCGGCGGCGTGACCATCGGCGAGAACTCGGTGATCTCGGCCGGATCCGTGGTCACCCGAGACGTCCCGCCGAACACCCTGGTCGGCGGCAATCCGGCGCGGCTGATCCGGGACATCGAGGGGTAG
- a CDS encoding SDR family NAD(P)-dependent oxidoreductase: MASLEGRTAIITGAASGIGRAAAQLFSQAGAFVVLADVSDKVVETLELVKAAGGAGEAYVGDVADAPLVDTLVARAEANGGLDVMFANAGVSGGLPGLFELTVEDWDRVLRINTVGVFLAVQAAAKVMAPRGKGSIICTASVAGIRSGAGGMPYSASKAAVISIVQTGANQLSGTGVRINAVCPGLTETGMTQVVFDRARERGTENKIGQLNPLRRAAVPEEIARVALFLASDDASYVNGQAIAVDGGLSSSHPVVPGKMA; the protein is encoded by the coding sequence ATGGCGTCTCTCGAAGGCCGCACGGCCATCATCACCGGCGCGGCCAGCGGCATCGGCCGCGCCGCCGCTCAGCTGTTCAGCCAGGCCGGCGCCTTCGTCGTCCTGGCCGACGTGTCCGACAAGGTCGTCGAGACGCTGGAGCTGGTGAAGGCGGCCGGCGGCGCCGGCGAGGCCTATGTCGGCGACGTCGCCGACGCGCCCCTGGTCGACACCCTGGTCGCGCGGGCCGAGGCCAACGGCGGGCTGGACGTGATGTTCGCCAACGCCGGCGTGTCGGGCGGGCTGCCGGGCCTGTTCGAGCTGACCGTCGAGGACTGGGACCGGGTGCTGCGCATCAACACCGTCGGCGTCTTCCTGGCCGTGCAGGCGGCGGCCAAGGTGATGGCCCCGCGCGGCAAGGGCTCGATCATCTGCACCGCCAGCGTCGCCGGCATCCGGTCCGGCGCGGGCGGCATGCCCTACAGCGCCAGCAAGGCGGCGGTGATCAGCATCGTCCAGACCGGCGCCAACCAGCTGTCCGGCACCGGGGTGCGCATCAACGCCGTCTGTCCGGGCCTGACCGAGACCGGCATGACCCAGGTGGTCTTCGACCGCGCCCGCGAGCGCGGCACCGAGAACAAGATTGGTCAGCTGAACCCGCTGCGCCGCGCCGCCGTGCCGGAGGAGATCGCCCGCGTGGCCCTGTTCCTGGCCTCCGACGACGCCAGCTACGTCAACGGCCAGGCCATCGCCGTCGACGGCGGCCTCAGCAGCAGCCATCCTGTCGTGCCGGGGAAGATGGCCTAG
- a CDS encoding dipeptidase: MSGSVSLTRRMALSQGAAVTTTLWLGSSAPARAATADAEAIHRRALVLDSHVDVLLPETPKRVYPAWGGTYSDIDKLKAGKVDALVYAVAVSTGPRTPQGYAAAKAEADAKLAAIKAIPAETGGEAQIARSADDVRRIVGQGKVAILIGFLNAYSLGEDVDGFNRLAAEGVRVAGLVHAGNNAFADSSRPAKGTGEEHGGLSPLGKAAVTRLNDLGVLVDVSQLTPAGLAQTLALTRAPVAATHSAARGLVDSPRNLSDAELDAIKANGGVVQVTAFTSYLLPKPAGYDQALAALRAKYGLPVDGVAYQGADNLPETEKTAFFAAYRGLYPEATVKTYVDHIDYVAKRIGVDHVGVGTDFNHGAGIKGFKDESEAGAVTRELVARGYRQADIDKIWGGNFLRVLAAAQAAKRG, from the coding sequence ATGTCCGGTTCCGTTTCCCTCACCCGCCGCATGGCCCTGTCCCAGGGCGCGGCGGTCACGACGACGCTCTGGCTGGGCTCCAGCGCGCCGGCCCGGGCGGCGACCGCCGACGCCGAGGCGATCCACCGCCGGGCGCTGGTGCTGGACAGCCACGTCGACGTGCTGCTGCCCGAGACGCCCAAGCGGGTCTATCCGGCCTGGGGCGGCACCTATTCCGACATCGACAAGCTGAAGGCCGGCAAGGTCGACGCTCTGGTCTATGCGGTGGCCGTGTCGACCGGCCCGCGCACCCCGCAGGGCTACGCCGCCGCCAAGGCCGAGGCCGACGCCAAACTGGCCGCCATCAAGGCCATCCCGGCGGAGACCGGCGGCGAGGCCCAGATCGCCCGCAGCGCCGACGACGTCCGCCGCATCGTCGGCCAGGGCAAGGTGGCGATCCTGATCGGTTTCCTGAACGCCTATTCGCTGGGCGAGGACGTCGACGGCTTCAACCGGCTGGCGGCCGAGGGCGTACGGGTCGCGGGCCTGGTCCATGCCGGCAACAACGCGTTCGCCGACTCCTCGCGCCCGGCCAAGGGAACCGGCGAGGAGCATGGCGGCCTGTCGCCGCTGGGCAAGGCGGCCGTGACGCGGCTGAACGACCTGGGCGTGCTGGTCGACGTCTCGCAGCTGACGCCCGCCGGCCTGGCCCAGACCCTGGCCCTCACACGAGCCCCGGTGGCCGCCACCCATTCGGCGGCGCGCGGCCTGGTCGACAGCCCGCGCAACCTGTCCGACGCCGAGCTGGACGCCATCAAGGCCAACGGCGGGGTGGTCCAGGTGACCGCCTTCACCAGCTACCTGCTGCCGAAGCCGGCCGGCTACGACCAGGCGCTGGCCGCCCTGCGCGCCAAGTACGGCCTGCCCGTCGACGGCGTCGCCTATCAGGGGGCCGACAACCTGCCCGAGACCGAGAAGACCGCCTTCTTCGCCGCCTATCGCGGGCTGTACCCGGAAGCGACGGTGAAGACCTATGTCGACCATATCGACTATGTGGCCAAGCGGATCGGCGTCGACCACGTCGGCGTCGGCACCGACTTCAACCACGGGGCCGGGATCAAGGGCTTCAAGGACGAGAGCGAGGCCGGCGCGGTCACCCGCGAACTGGTCGCCCGCGGTTACAGGCAAGCCGACATCGACAAGATCTGGGGCGGCAACTTCCTGCGCGTCCTGGCGGCCGCCCAGGCCGCAAAGAGAGGCTAG
- a CDS encoding acetyl-CoA carboxylase carboxyltransferase subunit alpha, which yields MVQHYLEFERPIAELEGKIEELSKLSETAGAGSFDSEIEALRARVDDLRREAYAGLDAWQKTQVARHPQRPHFVDYVAGLIDEFVELHGDRKFADDQAIIGGLGRFRGRPVVVMGHEKGHDTTTRLKHNFGMARPEGYRKAVRLMDMAEQFNLPVVSFVDTAGAYPGLGAEERGQAEAIARSTERCLTLRTPMVATITGEGGSGGAIALAGANKVLILEHSIYSVISPEGAASILWRDGARAKDAAEQMHITAQDLIRTGVVDRIIGEPVGGAHSDRDAAIQAVGDAIEQELDALTPLDADALIKQRADRFYAIGRQGLM from the coding sequence ATGGTTCAGCACTATCTCGAATTCGAACGGCCGATCGCCGAACTGGAAGGCAAGATCGAGGAGCTGTCCAAGCTCTCCGAAACCGCCGGGGCCGGATCGTTCGACAGCGAGATCGAGGCCCTGCGCGCGCGGGTCGACGACCTGCGCCGCGAAGCCTACGCCGGCCTGGACGCCTGGCAGAAGACCCAGGTGGCCCGCCACCCGCAGCGCCCGCACTTCGTCGACTACGTGGCCGGCCTGATCGACGAGTTCGTCGAATTGCACGGCGACCGCAAGTTCGCCGACGACCAGGCGATCATCGGCGGCCTGGGGCGTTTCCGCGGCCGACCGGTCGTGGTGATGGGCCACGAGAAGGGCCACGACACCACCACCCGCCTGAAGCACAACTTCGGCATGGCCCGGCCAGAGGGTTACCGCAAGGCGGTCCGCCTGATGGACATGGCGGAGCAGTTCAACCTGCCGGTCGTCAGCTTCGTGGACACGGCCGGCGCCTACCCCGGTCTCGGCGCCGAAGAGCGCGGCCAGGCCGAGGCCATCGCCCGCTCGACCGAGCGCTGCCTGACGCTGCGCACGCCGATGGTCGCGACCATCACCGGCGAAGGCGGCTCCGGCGGCGCCATCGCCCTGGCCGGCGCCAACAAGGTGCTGATCCTGGAGCACTCGATCTACTCGGTGATCTCGCCCGAGGGCGCGGCCTCGATCCTGTGGCGCGACGGCGCCCGGGCCAAGGACGCCGCCGAGCAGATGCACATCACCGCTCAGGACCTGATCAGGACCGGCGTGGTCGATCGCATCATCGGCGAGCCCGTCGGCGGCGCTCATTCGGACCGTGACGCGGCGATCCAGGCCGTGGGCGACGCCATCGAGCAGGAACTGGACGCCCTGACGCCGCTCGACGCTGACGCCCTGATCAAGCAGCGCGCCGACCGCTTCTACGCCATCGGCCGCCAGGGTCTGATGTAG